In Cydia amplana chromosome 5, ilCydAmpl1.1, whole genome shotgun sequence, the genomic window ATTTACAAAACTGCACGAATTATTAACTATACGGTCTGATTTCCTCAATTTTACCAGGCTAAGTGGTTATACCGGAATAGGCAAAACAAGCTAAAATTACGACACTACGAGACTGATGGAAATACTTTTTAGCATGACAAAGTATGGTTAAAAGAAAACATCAGATAAAAATATTTCTCTATTAGTTGGGTATATCTCCAGAACAGtgcaaattaatataataacattaattttataaacattttcTATATCTATAATACTAGGTTAAAGTACTTACAACAGTCATAGGTTATGTAGAGTAATGGCTACACGATGTACAGTCACTATCggtatttatgtatatagtatAGTGTGATATATTTGAAACACGATACCTAATAATATTGCGATATTAAATTGTGATTCGTAGGTACAATTTTAAAACACAAGTAAATACTTCAACTGTACCTATGCattgtttaaataataattacagaCTACAtctataaatttaaatatacatcATATGAATATTGCGCTAAATGATTATAGTGTATACATGCATTTTACTGAAACAATACCCGAATGTAAACAGTCCAATATCTAAAAATAACTATACATTTACGTCATTAGGGTACAGATACCTACTGTACAGATCCTACGATGGATGAAAAACCGtaagatttttaaatttcgatTTAATTATACGAATACCCGAAAGccataagggcgcgtgtacacggtgccgcctccgcgccgccgccgcacgggctcgtgtacacggtgcctAAGACTTCGGccaatatggtttaaattttagCAATCAATGATAATTTTCCTGTAATAGATAATCATTTAACACGTTCAAACTCCCAATGAATGTCAATATGGCAAAATTATTTGAGTGCTCTTACACTCTCCCAAAATGTATTCCACCCGGATTCCACATGTATTTTACCTTTAAAAACTCGCCCTAAAACCTGGGTTAGGTGTAAaatgattattttatattaagacTGCACATGAAAAACAAAatcctatacctacttatactttttttaacttttgatTAACTAGGTATTTAACCCCATATCCACTTTTAATTCATATGTAACTAATACACTTGAACGGGAAGATTAAGACAAATTAGTAAAATTAAATCTATTACACAAGTGATAAAGTTATTCAGACTTATTTTTTACGGTATATAAGATTTGGTTTGTCTGGTGGATCAAATAAAGAGCACTCACGAACACAGCATTGGCCCTGAAAAAGAGACATTTCAATATTAGACAAATATTCTGTATTAATACAATTAACTAGATCCGTCACAGGGTAGAGGTAAGACGAAAACTGTCTTATGAAAGTGTCCAGTGACGCTAGAGTAGCTATGAACTTAGCCGTTATTGACAGAGTGAAGTGCTGTTTTTTGACGGACACTTTTTCATACACAGAGACTGTTCTCCTTACCTTTACCCTGAATAAAGTGAAGTTAAacatcaataataataaaaatgttacataCTGTCCTTCCTTGAAGTACTCCTTCAATGTGTTTGAAAACCTTTTAGAGTATTTGACAAATTCCCTTTTCCTTTGTTCTAGCACTTGTTTGCCGGGACCGGGGGTGTATTGAGATACCTCATTGACAGCATCCAGAAGCTTCTTGATAGCTGATGCAATCTCTCTGTAACAAAAAGTATATATAGTTAAATACAGGCTGCTTTAATTATGGAACCtgttttctgaaataaattattttttattttatttttatattatttaacctATGCCAAAAGTCCTTGCTCAAGGTACAtccattaaaaactacataattgATTATTTGAATTCTTAAAACTTTTTTGTCACGTGCAAAGGACAGTTGAATTACCTTCATGTGCTGTTTTTAAGTGTGAAAAATGTATTGATACATCCAATTTACATAAAGATttcattattttgttgttttaattgtcattacaaaatcaaaacttaaataaaaccaTGCTACTTAAATGCTTAGtgctacttgcaccatcccactaacccggggttaaccggttaaacctggagttaccatggttaccagtacaatttgaaactgggttaacggtttaagccCTGGTTTAGTGGGATAGTGCAAGTGGCATTTCAAAATAAGGGTTAAATAGTGCCAAAAATATTCAGCTGACATCCCCACTTTCATGTAACAGATGCAGTAGGATTAATATAAGATTTACCAGGCATAAAATTTAACAGTTAATACTTGTTGTTTAATTTGTCTAAGCTAAATATTATTCTTGTTACTATAacttacttaaaataatactactaaataataatacttactTAATAGTTTCCAGGAATGTTTTTCTGTCTGTTATTTCATCAGGAATGCGGCTCAAAATTTTCTTCAATGCGGTAGATTTCTTGTTTAGTTCTTGGAATGCCTCCTCAGACCTGTTCAGCCTTAGATCAGCacctgtaatttatttaaaaaaaccataaTTATACCCAAATCATTTAATCtatcagctcccacggctcatatatgagccagaacacttatagtgacgtcatatcgtgggattcgacaggttaatgaaATTAAAAGTTGTATCAGTAATAGTATTTGTAGTAAATTAAACACTCTATATAAAGTAAAGTGTCAACTCAACAATTGAAAGCTATGTTCTAGTCTAGAGTTTAGTCTCCAAACCAAATATGGCATGATAAGTCCCTGTAAACATAACTTTGCATATATTCTAATGTTTTAAAAACTTTTACTAAATAAGACAAATAATCCAAATTTACAGAAAGTATTTGCTTCTGGACCTCAGGAGGTATAGAAATTGTCCTTTTACAAAGCATTTCAGCTCTTACCTCTTTTAAAGCAAAGTTAgaaatgtaatttaaaatgaatCAATTCTAAATAGTCCTCAAGTCTGTGCATGTAAAGGTTCCTAATGTTGAAGCAGTTCTTTCTATGAGTTCTATGTTAACTTGTCTAGacagttaataatattttaacaataataaaaataaaaaacaacactTACATTCTGATTCTGTAAGAGCTCCCTGCAAGCGCAGTAAACTCTCATTCATATTGACAGGTATATCAGCTCTTCGCATTATCCCGGCCACCAAATCATAATTAAGCCCTGGCACGGCAGCCTCCGCCTTAGTAAGAGCTGCTCGTAATGTCTGAGACGCGCCCAAATCATATTTCTCCAACTGAAATATAAAACGTAGATCACTATTTCAACATGATATAATTATGGTAGCGTAGCCTTGAAGCTTATCAACATTAGTACCAGTGATTAGCATTATCGCATACATTTTCCTGGTACATGTCTTGTTAAACATTTTGTACAAACCTGAGTTAACACAGGACGAATAAGAACGGGCAAAACCAAAGAAGTGACAGGCAGTTCATCGCCCATTGTCATTGTGGCAAAGTTTAGGGATTTAAGATGGGCGAGTACAACAGTGCTTTTTGCAACACTCGTTGGCCAGATAATTAGCAATATGCAGGACACAAATAGAAAGTACAATAAACAATAGGATTTACTTCACACCACATCACATATACATAACTTGATTATTTCACAACTTTTGACAACCATAGATGACAACATCCATTtcggcgatttttttttaacttatttcaTGACTATGGATACAAGTCATTCAGTCGTATTCATAAAcattacatatacttggtcaagcagatcttgtcagtagaaaaaggcggcaaatttgaaaaatgtaggcgcgaagggatatcgtcccatagaaaatttgaatttcgcgcctttttttactgacaagatttgcttgaccagctttaaaaactataaaatacacAATAACATCCACAAAGAATACAATTGAATAGCCATAAGAATATAAGATGAATTAGTACTTGGTTACCACATTAAGAAGATACTATGGCCCACCGTACCGTACGTCCATTTTAAAAGCCAGTGGTAGTGCCTTAAGGAcactccacactcgtgcgcgaatcgcggcgcgacgcGAAGGCGCtataatatagtgtgtcaaaggtctgtttgacttcaaacatagacagagagaatcatactgtctttgtcttaccctagtactagcacccaaaagaaaaggatgagtatagttttttgttcctatttactgacaagatttggttgacccagtatacgtACGTTATGTTAATAATAcattaaggacgcagctataagtgagagcgggaaagagatattttgaccgcaccaaggtcgcagTCCGGTGCGATCGTCTGTAATGGCTTTAATAATGATCATTTTGACAGCTTGTGTTCGGTGATCAATATTCGGGATATTCGGCAATCGGCGTTTCGTAATTCGTTGAGCGATTGGAGCGATGGTTGAGCGAGTTGGGTTGAGCGTACAATAGTCCAAATCACGCTTACAAGACcacgaaacatatttttttttttgtaatttataattacaattttacagATTTTGCAGATTTTTTTTGATTTTGCTTTCAAACATTATTTAAGGGAATAATTCAACATAAGTTGCTTTGCTTGTCGTTCAACAGTCGTAAACAATGTTAACAATGTTAACGTTTAAGGTAAAATCGGACTCAATTCATCAGATTGACATCTGACGTGTTCAACTGTATGTCAACATGATGCGTTCACCAGTCTCATGAGTCTTTCACAGCTTTCACTCTTGACTTGACTGGAAGTTTATACTGCGcctatcaattttattttattattattgtttcattaatctaaataataacaatcaCCTGCTTGAAGTGTAAGAGCAGGGAAAATATGGCAAAAAATACCTCCAGTTCAGCTTTCCGAAAAATAGACATCGATCAATACAATGAAGACAACTTCAAAGAGGATGAAGCCGAGCAAGCTATGCCCGCCGGCCCCGATGAGGGGGAAGTCTGTGCATTATTGAATCAATATCCTTTTCAAATATCGCAATGGTTGCATGACAATGAATTTCACTTGAATAACTGTTGAGACGCGTCTCCATGCTGCTTCCAAATGTTTATCATTGCCTCTGAAGTGTCTATGAATCATCATcatttattacatatatttcCTCATGCGTATTCGGATATGCgattttaataacgaaagctTACAAATAGAATCAATTTTACGCCCCATCCCCTTGTAGTAATTACATGTCATCAGTTTAATTCATGCAGGTTCTATGTAGTTTGTTTCTATACTTACATCTTGAAATGGAAATAAGTGCTTTATAATAAATGGGTATAAAAAtcttgtacctacttatctactATTAGTATgtagtaaaatatttaaattcaaagCATTAACTCTCATAGTTCCCAATAGTTCCACTCAAACCATTATTCATGGTAGGCTTCAGCATTTAGGTTTACAGTTCCATAGGGGccgcatatttttaatttattaactgCTATGCTATGACCAGTGATCGGCACGACCCGTGACGCACCGCGGGATTGCGAGCAGAAATCATAATATGGACATGATTAGATTATAACATAACTCCGTGATTTTGTTAAatagaataattttattgtatgatatatatttgcaaatatacgataaagtgttaaataagcttataaaatgtataattaattattaaataataaattgataTATTACTATgtgattatatacctatttcaaCACGCAGACTAGACAAAATGAGAAATGAAGACCTGAGACAAAAAACAAAAGTGACCGACATACTCACTAAAATAGACCAGCAGAAGTGGAGATGGACTGGCCACATGTTGAGAGACAAGCAGGAAAAATGGAGTAAGATCGTAACGGATTGGTACCCAAGAGGTTGCACACGGAGTCAGAAGAAACCTCGAACAAGATGGGAGGATGAACTCAATCTCACAGCGGGCCCGAAATGGAGAAGAGTGGCCCacgacagaccccaatggaaagagctagaggaggcctttgccaagcggcacactgagcttagagacatactctaactcagaacaaaagggcttaatagatagatagatatacctATTTTGAACTTGATGTCGTTTTATTTAATGGTAAAAATCATTCATCTTTCTGTGTGGAATACCTTTATGTACTACAATCGGAAATACTGACTTCCTAAAAAGACCGAAATCTCGGGGCATATCGATGTtaacataatgattgaggtcattgaCACCGTGCGACACGGGTCGTGCCGATCACTGGCTATGACCATAGTGCTACATCAATACATCATACATAATATTGGTTTCCCAGTATGTAGCAATAATACTTAGTAGAGgcaaaacaaaaatgtattgtgTTGATGAATGATTAACcctttgtcaaaaatttgctactgaattaataaccttgaaactatAAATCACAGTCCAAATTTTGTGGTACGTATATGGGACAAGGCATAGGAAAGGTTAATTCATGAAATATTATTCAGAGTCAACGGGGTTAGAGAGCTgacataaaaataagttttatgttaatttaaaatcttataaaaaaatgtattccaTAACTCATAATATACAGGAAAATACAATGAAGCACTGAAAACAGTTTTGGACAATGCACCATTAGGGTCTCCCAATCAACAAGTAAAGGTGAGTAAAGCGTCAGTCTGTTTTtgcaaaaataacataaaatgtgtCACATGGATAGGAACATATTAATGGGAAATGTTATTTCCTGATATAACCACTACTGGAAGCACTTATGCAGCTTATGCTACTGGAATGCGTAAGGAAAAACATGAGGATTATCCAACCGGACACTATTTGTACCAGAGAAATAATATTAGTAAATTATAATTAGAATTTAGTGGCTGAACAGTCcactaaatgtaataatattttatgtaacgTTTTTGTGTGTTTGTTACAGGACAATGCCCTGACACTCACATTAAAAGTGTTGCTCACCATTAAATCTGCACAAATTGAAGATGCCGTAGCAAACCTATCCCAGGACGACATTGACATACTGATGAAATACATCTACAGGGGCTTCGAGTACCCATCTGAGGGATCTAGCGGGCATCTGCTCCTTTGGCATGAGAAAGTTTACAATGTGGGTGGCACTGGCTCCATAGTGAGGGTCCTGTCTGACCGTATGAGAGTTTAGACTATTAATACCTATCATTCTATATGTGTATATTATAAattcttaaataaattttatttaatctcTTATTTGAGTTTTGTATTAATAACTTGGACACTTCTCTTAACACAGGGGTCGGTAAACTGCGACTCACCCAACAAATTAATAATTGAGAGTTCTTACACCACTGAAAACTACATTTGCGGCTCTTTGAGTTTCCTAAAACTGCAGACTTCTACCGCAGTTGTCTCTTCTACTCAAAAGTTTGCCGAAccctattaacacattcactaccagtGCCAGCAGTCCGttaggcgggttctctgttcgtaggcgctttccgccagtgttggccgaaatgttaatgcaattgaaaatgttggccattaaccattataaattgaaccgtaaactgtaatcgtccgttacggtttaaggttcaatttataatggaaaatggccaacattttcaattgcattaaggTTTCGGCCACCACTGCTTTCCGCTACAAAGCAGGATCACGATatatcggctacactcgtagctcgcgctggcagtaAATGCGTAAAAAAAAGCTAAATTTGACAGTCTTTTTTTTCAACTAGTCTTGGATACAAGCTTTAACTTCTAGCTTCCCATCGTCCTAATAGGTAACAAATTAACTTCAGTGAGATTTAAATCATTTTTAATTGGAACagttgcatttgttttgttctattttaaaacaaaacaaatcaaattcTATTTTCTAACACCATTTAAATTTCACTATTTTTATCATCCTCCACCATACAGCTAGAGGTTAAAATCTAGTTTGTTTTACAGAGTCCTTACATCATTTttacccttggaggatacaactaaacggagtagccattaacaggcgttcccctctgtcgaaaataggcggccaacggtcatacacaatgtatggagttatggactgacgtttatctgacatggctatttttacgttacgcatacatttgacgttcccctcccccgcaaaaatcggcagactgttttgtacagaaaattacagacatggcgtctccgtttgattatatcctccaagtttttaCCTATCACCTACTAGGTATAATGTTACGAGACAGCGCTGCATTACTTAATGAGTGGTGACATTACGTCATTGACCACAACCTATAGAAAAAACAATCGGTTATAAACAGATTACCTAATGTAAGCATGTTCAGCtttcgagcaacaccggcttccgacacgtccgAAGTGTTCGGCAgtctatttttgaagtgaaaacttctttagcggcgctgtgcactttttaaggtagggaaaaaatgttaaactcgagacagcgtaaaggccccagtacacaatgggccatcgccggccactccaaaggacgcagccatgcggtagaatgagatagcaatatcacttgctccctctaacgcaaatgcgtcccttggagtggccggcgatggcccattgtgtactggggccttaaggcgcggcgaaaatgtatgcctgagcctgctgtttcgtttttattcacgaaagaactttagtcataacgtattataatcaggtcaattatttaaaactggatttttatattaagcaataaagctcaatgttctaatcttgtacgggctgaaatacgaggatctcacagttaaattctaactttatatcactccaatacagtgttggccgaaacgttaatccaattgaaaatgttggccattaaccattataaattgaactttaaaccgtaacggacgattacagtttacggttcaatttataatggttaatggccaacattttcaattgcattaacgtttcggccaacactgctccaatataattcaataaagctacatcttgattaAATCGccaataaaagtgaactctagtactggtgaataaaactcaaaatatcatgaccaaatatatttagatgcgaggtctgcaaggtaactttacaatttctattcgaattttaaactaacgctacaaatttaagctcactggccagcaatttcggaacttaagtttttcaatagaaaggatgatgggtcaattatacatagtgctgcagacattttggactagtcattgagttttcacttctgtcggcactcccggagtgcaacccgttgtttattTTAGACCTAAGTTTGAAATTTCTGATGGTTAAGTGAGAATGAAGTTTTTAAACATGAAAGCGTCCAATAACTTTATGAGAGGTAGGCACAGGATAAGCAGATAGGTAACCCTGCCAGGCCGCGGActaaataacatacctacttccTAATGTTACTAATTCCTCGTATGCTTAGGCACAGAAAGAACAAGGGCTCTCAAAATCCTTTATCAGTAGAGCCATGGGTAGTTTAAAATGAGAAAATTCTTAAGTCTTAATGACCGTGGTGATGATTTTATTTGTCTATCAGTCTAAAGTTTCGGACTTCTCCATAGGTACTAAAACATGGAtgtgatggatggatggatgatcgTTCGACACTCCTTTAGGAGGGTGCGAGGGGTCTCCACCGCATTCGTGTTTTGGAGACCGTCTCTGTGGTATATATTCGTCACAATCGtaggtggctttcaatgtagaatgcgtgacgaaagcagaataggactaatttaagaacttgacgaaaaacgaatgggacgacccaagacgatactgTCTCTGTTCGCGCTCCATCCTTGTGGGGCGGTGTTCTTCCGTCGTCTTAGTGTGGATGACTGATCCGGGCAACTTTATCGCTACCGGCCGTTATGCAACCCCAGGATCCCTACCTAATAGCCTGCTGCACTAAAACATTTGTTAACTCGGGTTTAGTTGGCTAATCCTGATACGCGGTGACCCGCAAGCCGCGTTGGAAGCCGCAAGTATTTATTTCTTGTGGACTTCCTTGAATACCAATTAGTCACCTTTAGTGACCATGTTCCAGGTGTCGAATTATAAGTTTTAACCTGCGGTAATTGAATGCCATGACATCTTCATTACGAACTTCAAcacctacatacctacctaaataagtCTTGCCGCGGGAAGAGGCAAAAGCGTCGAGAACGATTCTACTATTTACTGAGCAGCATGGAGAATGACTTAGTAAACGACCAAAGATAAAAGTTCGCACTTTTACTACAAATGATCAAAGTATGCCTTATATGGTACGAAACCTGTCTAACTAGAGCAAAATAAACTACCTAACGTTACATAATAAATTAAGAAAGATATTATGAATTGCGCGAGGAAGTTGCGACAATGAGTGCACCGCGCCGCGATCGGCGCTGCGGAACTAGCAATAAGTGCCCGCCGAAGAAAGTAGACGCAGCCGCTGCAGTCCGCCGCTCGCCACGGAGAACGCGCCAATATATAAGCCAATCATTACTTTTATTGCCACTCTGCAGTTTCGGAGGAGCTAGGACGTACGCTTGCGAAGAGTCAAAATGACGGTTAGTATATTATTTAAACTTACTGTAATGTAATATCATCGTTTAATGACAGACTAGTCAAGTTCCATGTGTAATATACATTATATATAAGATTATAAGCATTTTGAATGAGGTTAGTATCTACACCTCaagaatatacctaattaaagaaGTTATCAgtcaatataggtaggtaggtaccgtaaaatgtgcctcTT contains:
- the LOC134648484 gene encoding programmed cell death protein 10, producing MTMGDELPVTSLVLPVLIRPVLTQLEKYDLGASQTLRAALTKAEAAVPGLNYDLVAGIMRRADIPVNMNESLLRLQGALTESECADLRLNRSEEAFQELNKKSTALKKILSRIPDEITDRKTFLETIKEIASAIKKLLDAVNEVSQYTPGPGKQVLEQRKREFVKYSKRFSNTLKEYFKEGQANAVFVSALYLIHQTNQILYTVKNKSE
- the LOC134648485 gene encoding actin-related protein 2/3 complex subunit 5-B, encoding MAKNTSSSAFRKIDIDQYNEDNFKEDEAEQAMPAGPDEGEVCALLNQGKYNEALKTVLDNAPLGSPNQQVKDNALTLTLKVLLTIKSAQIEDAVANLSQDDIDILMKYIYRGFEYPSEGSSGHLLLWHEKVYNVGGTGSIVRVLSDRMRV